GGAACGGGCGGCTGGAATCATAGGTGTGGCGGATGGTGTGCAAGGTCAGCAGGATATCCTGGACCACGTCCTCCACATCCTCGTTCCGGCCCCAGGCTTTCACCGCCATGCGCCGTGCCACCGGCGCCAGCTCGGCCAGCAGGCGGCCATAGGCGGCGCCGTCGCCCTGTTGGGCCGCCGCCAGCCAGCCGCTCCAGCGGGCGCTGTCATCGTGGTGCGAGGTGTTCATGGCGGCAGGATAAAAGAAAAATCGGCGACGGCGTAACCTTTGCCGTATGCGGGGCGAAATCCCTGTCATCGACATCGCGAACGGGAGCTTCCGTCATGAACAAAATCCTGATTGCCGCCGCCACCTGTGCCGGCCTGGTGTTCAGCCTGCCGGCCCTGGCCGCCGAGGCCTTCACCAAGGCTGCCTTCATGCAGGCGCAAGAGGCCGGCTCGAAGATATTGCTGCATGTGCATGCGCCCTGGTGTCCGACCTGCAAGGCGCAGGAACCCGGCGTGGCCATGCTGGAACGCGACGACCCCATGCTCAAGGTTTTCCGCGTCGATTTCGACAGCCAAAAAGACGTGCTGCGCGAGTTGAAGGTCAGTGCGCAAAGCACCCTGATCGTCTTCAAGGGCAAGATGGAAACCTCGCGCATGACCGGGGTGACCGAGCCCATGGCCCTGGCCGCCTTGGTGAAATAGGGGCAACGCCATGGCCACCGCGATCGCCGCCTATCTGGCCGGCATCCTGTCCACCCTGTCGCCCTGCGTCCTGCCGTTGATCCCGGTGTTGCTGGGCAGTGCCTTGCAAAGCCATCGGCTGGGGCCGGTGGCCCTGGCCGCCGGTCTGGCACTGTCCTTCGCCGCTCTGGGGGTTTTGCTGGCGACGGCGGGTTTCGCCCTGGGGGTGGATAGCGCCATGGTCCGCATGGCGGCGGCGGTGGTCATGGGTCTGTTCGGTCTGGTCTTGCTGGTCCCGGCCCTGGGGCGGCAATTCGCCGTCGCCGCCGCTCCCTTGGCCGGGCAAGGCAATCAATTGCTGGGACGGGTGTCCGGCGACGGCCTGGGCGGCCAATTCGCCCTTGGTTTGCTGCTGGGCGCGGTGTGGTCGCCGTGCACCGGCCCCACCTTGGGCGCGGCGGTGGGTTTGGCCGGGGCCAGCGGCACCGCCGGTCAGGCGGTGGTGATCATGGTGATCTTCGCCTTGGGGGCGGCCAGTCCGGTGCTGTTGCTGGCCTATGGCCTGTCGTCGTGGCGCCATGGCCTGGCCCGGCTGGCGGCACGGGCCAAGCCGGTGATGGGCGGGATTTTACTGGCGGTGGCGGTGCTGGTGCTCAGCGGTCTGGACAAGGCGTTGGAAACCGCTTTGGTCGCTGGCATGCCGGAATGGCTGGTGGCCCTGACGGTCAAATATTGATTGCGGCACTGCGACAACAAGCTGTGGCGAGGGCCTGTCAGGCCCATGGCCTTTTGCCCACAAGATATGGTATAGGCAGCGTTTATTCGCATGCCCAACCGAGGTTGTCGAGAGAATGGCCGGTCATTCCCAGTTTAAGAACATCATGCACCGCAAGGGTGCCCAGGACGCCAAGCGTGCCAAGGTTTTCACCAAGCTGATCCGCGAATTGACGGTTTCGGCCAAGTCGGGCCAGCCCGATCCGGCCATGAATCCGCGTCTGCGCGCAGCCATCCAGGCCGCGCGTGCCGCCAACATGCCGAAAGATACCATGGACCGCGCCATCAAGCGCGGTGCCGGCGGCGAAGACGGCGCCAATTACGAGGAAGTGCGCTATGAAGGCTATGGCCCCGGTTCGGTGGCCATCATCGTCGAGGGGTTGACCGACAACCGCAACCGCACCGCCTCCGAAGTGCGCTCGGCCTTCTCGAAGAATGGCGGCGCCCTGGGTGAATCCAACTCGGTGTCGTTCATGTTCGACCGCATCGGCGCCATCCGTTACGCGACCGAATCCGCTGGAGCCGAGGCCATGTTCGAAGCGGCGCTGGAAGCCGGTGCCGATAACGTCGAATCGTCGGAAGACGGCCACGAGATCACCTGTTCCCCCGACGATCTGGCCACCGTGCGCGATGCGTTGGAAGCCACCTTCGGCACGCCGGAATACGCCCGGCTGGACTGGAAGCCGCAGACCAGCGTGCCGGTGGCCGACGAAAATGTCGCCAAGACCCTGCTGAAGCTGCTGGATACCTTGGAAGACAATGACGACGTCCAGCGGGTGTCGGCCAATTTCGAGATTCCCGACGACATCATGGAAAAGCTGGGCTGACCATGCGCGTGTTGGGCCTTGATCCCGGGTTGCGCATCACCGGTTGGGGGATGATCGAAATGATCGACAACCGACTGCGTTACCTGGGCGACGGGACCATCCGCTCGGATGACAAGCTGTCCCTGGCCGAACGGCTGGGGCAGTTGCATCGCGGGGTGTTGCGGGTCATTGCCGATTGGTCGCCGGATGCGGCGGGGGTCGAGCAGACCTTCGTCAACAAGAACCCGGAAAGCACGCTGAAATTGGGTCAGGCCAGGGGGGTGGTGCTGCTGGCCCCGGCCCTGGCCGGTCTGGAGGTGGGCGAATACGCTCCCACCCAGGTCAAGCAGGCGGTGGTCGGCACCGGTCGTGCCGCCAAGGAACAGGTGGGGATGATGGTGCGGACCTTGCTGCCCGGATGTCTGGTGACCAGTGCCGATGCCGCCGATGCCTTGGCGGTGGCCATCTGCCATGCCCATCACGCCGCCACCGCCCGACGGCTGAAGGCGGGGGTGCGATGATCGCCAAACTGAAGGGCCTGATCGATTCCTTAGGCGACGATTTCGCCGTCGTCGATGTCGGCGGCGTCGGCTATCTGGTGTTCTGCTCGGGTCGCACCCTGGGGCGGTTGCAGGTCGGGATTGCGGCGGCCTTGCACGTGGAAACCCATGTGCGCGAGGATCACATCCATCTTTACGGCTTCCTTGAGCCGGGCGAGCGCGACTGGTTCAACCTGTTGATCACGGTGCAAGGGGTGGGGGCCAAGGTGGCCTTGGCCATCCTGTCGGTGGCGACACCGGAGCAATTGCTGCAAACCATCGCCGCCCAGGACAAGGTCATGCTGACCCGGGCCAGCGGCGTCGGCCCCAAGCTGGCACTGCGCATCCTGACCGAGTTGAAGGACAAGGCCGGCAAGATGAGCCTGGGCGGTTTTGCGTCCAGTGCTGGAACCGCCGTCATTGCCACCCCGGCGGGCGATGGCGGGCTGATGGAAGACGCCATCTCGGCCCTGGTCAATCTGGGCTACAAGCGGCTGGAAGCCTTCGAGGCGGTGGGCATCGTCGCCAAGGAATTGGGCGAGGGGGCTGATTCGTCGACCCTGATCCGCCATGCGTTGAAGCGTCTGGGCAAGGATCTGGTGCGATGAACGACCGCATGGTCGCTCCCCAGCTCAATCCGGGCGACGTGGAAACCCATCTGCGTCCGCAGGTGCTGGACGATTTCATCGGCCAGCAGGCGGTGCGCGAAAACCTGAAGATTTTCATTTCCGCCGCCAAGGCGCGCGGCGAGGCCCTGGACCATACCTTGTTTTTCGGTCCGCCCGGTCTGGGCAAGACGACCTTGGCCCAGATCGTGTCGCGGGAATTGGGCGTGGGCTTTCGCGCCACCTCGGGGCCGGTGATCGCCCGGGCCGGCGATCTGGCGGCGCTCTTGACCAATCTGGAGCCCAGGGACGTTCTGTTCATCGACGAAATCCACCGCCTTAATCCTGCCATAGAGGAAGTGCTCTATCCTGCCATGGAGGACTTTCAACTCGACCTCATCATCGGCGAGGGACCGGCGGCGCGGTCCGTTCGTATCGATCTGCCGCCCTTCACCTTGGTGGGGGCGACCACGCGTTCGGGCCTGTTGACCACGCCCTTGCGCGAACGCTTCGGCATTCCGTGCCGGATGAACTACTACACCCCGCAGGAACTGGAACTGATCGTCGCCCGTGGCGCCCGTGTACTGGGCTTCGACGTCACCCCGGATGGCGCCGCCGAAGTGGCGCGCCGCGCCCGCGGTACGCCGCGCGTGGCCGGTCGCCTGCTGCGCCGGGTGCGCGACTTCGCCGCCGTCGCCGGTCAAAGCCCGGTGGATGCCCAGGTCGCCGACCGGGCGTTGACCCGGCTGGAAGTGGACCAGATGGGCCTTGATGCCATGGACCGCCGCTATCTCAAATGCATCGCCGACAATTATGGCGGCGGGCCGGTGGGCGTCGATACCCTGGCCGCTGCCCTGTCGGAAAGCCGCGACACCTTGGAAGAAGTGGTGGAACCCTATCTGCTGCAACAGGGCCTGATCCAGCGCACCCCGCGCGGACGTATGCTGTCGGCGGCGGGATTCAAGCATATCGGCCTCAATCCGCCCAGCGAGGTGCTGGTGCAGTTGGACCTGCTGGCGCAGATGGGGGGCGACGACGAATGAGTCCGCATCTGCACCAGATCCGTGTCTATTGGGAAGACACCGATGCCGGCGGCATCGTCTATCATTCCAATTATCTGAACTTCGCCGAGCGGGCGCGCACCGAAATGGTCCGCGCCATGGGCCTGAAGCAATCGGAACTGGCGAACGCGGGCAAGGGCCATGTGTTCGCCGTGCGCCGGGCCGAGATCGACTTCCTGAAGCCGGCGCGGCTGGACGATCTGTTGCAGGTGGAAACCACGGTCACCGCCCTGGGCGGCGCCTCGATGGAGCTGTCCCAGACCATCAGACGACTTGACGACGGCGCCGATTTGGCGTGTCTGCACATCAAACTTGCCTTCATCACCCTGGACGACGGGCGCCCGGCCCGTATCCCCGGGTGGATGAAGGACCAATTGCGCGATTTGGAAAGCGAGAGGCGATAGTCATGGATCCTGTTCAATCGGCCCAACTGGCCGGCTCGGTGGCCGCGCACGACATGTCCATGTGGGGCTTGTTCATGCAGGCGGATTTCATCGTCAAGACGGTGATGATCGCCTTGCTGGCGTCGTCGTTCTGGTGCTGGGCGATCATCTTCGACAAGCTTTTGCGCCTGCGCAGCCTGAGCCAGCGGGCCGAGCAGTTCGAGGAATCCTTCTGGTCCGGCGGCTCGCTGGAAGAGCTTTACGACCGCATCGGCGCCCGCCCGCTTGATCCCATGAGCGCCATCTTCGCCGCCGCCATGCGCGAATGGCGCCGCTCGGCCGCCAAGGGCCTGACCGAACGGGAAACCGCCCGCGTCAGCCTGCCCCAGCGCATCGACCGCGTCATGCACGTTACCCTGGGCCGCGAGATGGACACGCTGGAGCGCAATTTGGGCGTGCTCGCCTCGGTCGGCTCCACCGCGCCGTTCGTTGGTTTGTTCGGCACCGTCTGGGGCATCATGAACTCGTTCCAGTCCATCGCCGCGACCAAGAACACCTCGCTGGCGGTGGTCGCGCCCGGCATCGCCGAGGCCCTGTTCGCCACCGCCCTGGGTCTGGTCGCCGCCATTCCGGCGGTGATCGCCTATAACAAGATTTCCAGCGACCTGGACCGCTACGCCAAGCGGCTCGAGAATTTCTCGGGCGAGTTCGGCGCCATCTTGTCGCGCCAATTGGAAGAGAAGATCTGATGGGCGCCGCCATCGGTCCCAGGAAGGCGGGGCGGCAGCGCCACCGCCCGGTCTCCGACATCAACGTCACCCCCATGGTCGACGTCATGCTGGTGCTGCTGATCATCTTCATGGTCACCGCGCCGCTTTTGACCGCCGGCGTCCAGGTGGATTTGCCCAAGACCGAGGCCGCCCCCATCAAGGGCGACGACCAGCCGTTGTCGGTCAGCATCGACGCCCAGGGCGACATCTGGATCCAGGAAACCAAGGTGACCTTGGACGAACTGGGGCCGAAATTGCAGGCGATCACCGCGCAAAAGCCCGATACCCGCATCTTCATCCGTGGCGACAAGGGCATCGATTATGGCCGGGTCATGGAAGTGATGGGCTATCTGGGGTCGGCTGGTTTCACCAAGGTGGCCCTGGTCACCGAGATGAAGCAGGGCGAACCGGCGGCACCGCCGGCGAAAAAGGGAGGCCGTTGACGGCCCGATCATGAGCATGCGGCGCGAAAGCTATATCTTTTCCGGCATCCTGCACGTGGCCACCGCGCTGATCGCGGTTTTCGGCCTGCCGCAGTTTTTCCGCGATCCGCCGCCGGTGGAAACACCCATGGTGGTCGATCTGGTGCCCATCGGCGACAAGAGCAACCCGCCGCCCAAGCAAAGCAAGGCCGATCCGCAGCCGGAACCGCCGAAGCCGGAAGAAGCCAAGGCCGAACAGCCCAAGCCCGAGCCGCCCAAGCCGGAACCCAAGCCCGAGCCGCCGCCACCGCCGCCGCCGCCCAAGCCGCCGGAACCCGAGCCGGCGCCCATTCCCAAGCCCGAGCCCAAGCCGGAACCCAAACCCGAGCCGAAGCCAGAGCCCAAGCCCGAACCGCCCAAGGTGCCGGACCAGAAGCTGTCGGACATCAAGCCGCAGCCGCGCCCGAAGCCGCAGGAAAACGAGCTGGATTCGCTGTTGAAGTCGGTGGACAAGAAAAAGCCGACGCCGACCAATCCGCTGGACGATCTGCTGAAGGCCACCGACAAGGCCAAGCCCAACACGCCGTCGGCGGAAAAGGGCAACCAGCCCAAGCCGCAGAATGTCCGGGGCTCGGATATGCATAATCCCAATGCGCCCATCTCCATGACCGAGATGGACCGCATCAGGAAGCACGTCTCCGACCGCTGGAATATTCCGGCCGGGGCCAAGGACGCCGCCAATCTGATCATCGAGATCCGCGTCTCGGTCCAGCCCGACGGCACGGTGACCGATGCCCAGATCATCAATGCGCCGCTGATGGCCGATTCGTTCTGGCAGGCCGCCGCCGACAGTGCGCGCCGCGCCGTGCGTCTGGCCAGCCCGCTGCCTATTCCGCGTGACAAATACGATCAGTTCCGCGATTTCGTTTTGACGTTCAACCCGAAACAGATGGTCCAGGGAAGGTAATCGCCATGTTGACCCGCATCCGCATCGCCCTTGTGGGCCTGTTTGCCGTCCTGGGCCTACTTGCCGCCCCGGCAGCCATGGCCGAAGTTCGTATCGACATCACCCGTGGCAATATGAAGCCGCTGCCCATCGCCGTACCCGAGCTGTTCGGGGCCCAACCGGCGGAAGTGCAGGCGGGGCGCGACATCGCCCGCGTGGTCGCCGCCGATTTGGAACGCTCGGGCCTGTTCAAGCCCATCGACCAGCGCGCCTTCATCCAGAACGCCGCCTCGTTGCAGGCTGGTCCGCGCTTCGCCGACTGGCGCCAGATCAACGCCGAGGCCCTGGTCTCCGGCAAGATCGAGGTTTCCGGCGACGGCGATCTGATGATCGAGTTCCGTCTGTGGGACGTGTTCTCGGAAACCCAGATGATCGGCACCCGCTACAATATCGCCGGCAAGGATATCCGCCGTAACCCCAATCTGTGGCGCCGCGCCGCCCACCAGATCGCCGACGCCATCTATAAGCGCGTCACCGGCGAGGACGGCTATTTCGACACCCAGCTGATCTATATCTCGGAAAGCGGCCCCAAGAACGACCGCAAGAAGCGTCTGGCCATCATGGACCAGGACGGTGAGAACCATCGTTTCCTCACCTCGGGCGAGGATCTGGTGCTGACCCCGCGTTTCTCGCCCACCGCCCGCGAAATCACCTACATGTCCTATTTCCGCGGCACGCCGCGGGTCTATATCCTGCAGATCGACACGGCACGGCGCGAGTTGCTGGGTGACTTCCCCGGCATGACCTTCGCCCCTCGGTTCTCGCCGGACGGCAACAAGGTGATCATGAGCCTGTCGCAGGACGGCAACACCGAAATCTATGAAATGAACCTTTTGACCCGGCAGAAGGCTCGTCTGACCAACCATCCGTCCATCGACACCTCGCCCAGCTATTCGCCTGATTCGGCCCGTGTGGTGTTCAATTCCGACCGTGGCGGCGCCCAGCAGCTGTACACCATGAATGCCGACGGCTCGGGCGTCGCCCGCATCAGCTTCGGCGATGGTCGTTATGCCACCCCGGTGTGGTCGCCGCGCGGCGATTTGATCGCCTTCACCAAAATGAAGGGTGGTGAATTCTTCATAGGTGTCATGCGTCCCGACGGTTCGGACGAGCGTCTGCTGGCCCAGGGCTATCTGGTGGAGGGCCCGACCTGGGCACCCAACGGTCGCGTTTTGGCTTTCTGGAAGGAAACCGCCTCGGATTCCCAAGGCCGAGGCGGCACCGCCAAGCTCTATACCATTGACTTGACCGGCTTCAATGAACGCCAAGTCATTACACCTTTGGACGGTTCGGACCCTGCTTGGTCCCCCTTGATTCCCTAGTTGGTTACTATTATAGTCCGCCGCGATCAGGATTTTTTCCGGTCGCGGCGGATTTTCATATCAATCGCGGCCGGTTGTTTGCGCCGGTACACCATGATCGGCGCCTGCAACAAAAAGTCCGCCCGGCATTTTCCTGAACCCGTAATCCTCTGAGGGGGAGTCCTCACTAATGAAACTGCGTTTCCTGAGCATCATCGCCGCCGCTTCCCTGCTGGCCGCTTGCGAATCCGCCCCTGAAAGCTCCAGCACCAAGGCCGCTTCGGCGACTCCGCCGGCTGCTCCGGCCAAGCCGAGCATCGTTCCGGGCTCCGAGCAGGACTTCATCGCCAATGTCGGCGACCGTGTGTTCTTCGACTTCGACAAGTACGCTCTGCGCGCCGACGCCAAGGGCTCCTTGGACAAGCAGGCCGCTTGGCTGAAGAAGTACCCGACCTACTCGCTGACCATCGAAGGTCATGCCGACGAGCGCGGCACCCGCGAGTACAACTTGGCTCTGGGCGAGCGTCGTGCCAATTCCGTCAAGGAATACCTGGTCGGCGCCGGCGTCCCGGCTGCCCGCGTCAAGACCATCTCCTACGGCAAGGAGCGCCCGGTCGCTCTGGGTTCGAACGAGGCCGCTTGGTCGCAGAACCGCCGTGGCGTGACCGTTCTCAGCAAGTAATTTCTGAGACGTCAGCGACGTAATAGGGCGCCCGTTCCTCCTGTCTGGGAGGGGCGGGCGTCTTATTTTTTGCCCCAACTTTGCCTTGAACCGGCTTTATGCTATGAAACCCCGGTGATGCCCGCGCGGGCGATGTCCGTCCGCCCGGCAAACTGTCCCGACTGATCGAGGTTCGCCCGTGCGCCGTCTTGCTCTTCCCTCCGTTGTGGCCACCGTTCTGGTTTGCATGACCGCTTTCGCCAGTCCGGCCTTTGCCCAATATGAGAACCGCGCCATGTCCGACCGGCTGGATCGGCTGGAACGCGACCTGCAAATGATGCAAAGTCAGGCTGCCCGTGGCGCCGGCGGCGCCACCGTCATCACCTCACCGGCTTTGGGTGGCGGTGCGGCCTCGGCTCCGCGCCCGCAGGCCCAACCGCTGTCGCCCGGCATGGCGACTCGTCTGGACGAGCGGGTCGATCAGTTGGAAGAGCTGGTGCGCCAGTTGACCGGCAAGGTCGAGGAAGCCAATTTCAAGACCGCCCAGGTGGCTCGGCAGATGGAGCGGTTGCAGGCCGATCTGGATATGCGCCTCAAGGATTTGCAGGCGGGCCAGGGGCAATCCTCGGCGCCGGCCCAAGCTGGCCAAGCCCAGCAATTGTCCATGCCGGCGGCCAAGGGCAGCGACAGCCCCGGCCCGGCCAGCGGTCCGCAGACCTTGGGCACGCTGTCGGAGCGTGATTTGAAGAAGCCGGCCCCGGTCGTACCGTCTGCGGCCCCCAAGGATGCCCAAGGCTTGTACGACATGGCCTATGACGCGTTGCAGGGCGGCGATTACGCCACCGCCGAAAAGGGCTTCCAGGACTTCCTGGCCCAGAACGGCAACCACCAGCTGGCCGGCAACGCCCAGTACTGGCTGGGTGACATCGCCTATGTGCGCAAGGACTTCAATACCTCCGCCGTCACCTTTCTCGAGGGCTACAAGAAGTTTCCCAAGCATTCCAAGGCCGCCGACATGATCTATAAGGCCGGCTCGGCCTTCGGTCAGATGGGCAAGAAGAAAGAGGCCTGCACCGCCTTCGCCATCTTGTTCAATGAGCAGCCGAAAATGCCCGACCGGGTCAAGCGGGCGGCCACCGCCGAAAAGCAGAAATACGATTGTAAATAAGGCATGGCCCCTTCGACGGAAGGGGCCATCATCGTTTCATGAAAGCGCTGTCACCCGCTGAATTCGCCAGTTTGATGGACCGGCTGGGGCCGTTCGAGCCCAGGCCGCGTCTGGCCGTGGCGGTGTCGGGCGGCGCCGATTCCCTGGCCGCCACCTTGCTGGCCGCCCATTGGGTGCATGAGCGCCGGGGCACGTTGGTGGCGCTGACCGTCGATCACCGCCTGCGCCCCAATTCCACCGCCGAGGCGGTGCTGGTTGGCCAATGGCTGGCCAATCACGGTATCGAACATCACATCTTGCCGTGGTTGGGCGACAAGCCGGTATCCGATATCCAAGGCCGCGCCCGCGCCGCCCGCTATGGGTTGCTCGAACAATATTGCCGCCAGGCCGGTATTCTCCATCTGCTGCTGGCCCATCACCGCGACGATCAGGCGGAAACCTTCTTGCTGCGGTTGGCGCGGGGCTCTGGTGTTGACGGGTTGTCGGCCATGGCGGCCATTCGCCACAGCACCCATCTGCGCTGGTTGCGCCCGTTGCTGTCGGTGCCCAAGGCCCGCCTGCTGGCCACCTTGCGCCATTGGGACCAGGATTGGGTCGATGATCCGTCCAATCTGGACCCCCGCCACGCCCGCGTTCGCCTGCGCCTGCTGGCCGACACCCTGGCCGCCGAGGGGTTGGAGCCAGGGCGGCTGGCCCAAACCGCCCGCACTTTGGCCGTGGCTGGCGACGCACTGGACCGCATGGTTGCCGATGCCGTGGTCGAATGGGTTGATATTCACCCCGCCGGCTTCGCCTGGGTACGAAGCGACGCCTGGAGACAATTGCCCGAGGACGTCGCCCTGCGCCTGCTGGTGCGCCTCTTGTGCTGCCATGGCGGCGAGGAATTCCCGCCCCGGCTGGAACGCAGCCAAAGCCTGTTGCGCCGGCTGTGCCACGGCCAAGGCGGCACATTGTCGGGCTGCCGGGTGGTGGTTATGGCGGGGCGGGCGCTTTTTTGCCGTGAAGCCGGGCGCATGGCTGAGCCGGTGTCGGTCGAGCCGGGGGCGGAAATCTCATGGGATGGCCGCTTTCGCGCGGTTGTACCGGCGCAGGCGCCGCCGGGCTTGCGCCTGGGTGGATTGGGGCCGCAGGGCTGGGGCAAGGTGGCCAAGGCCATGGGCCGCAAGGCTTTGCCGGATATTCCGGCCATGGTTCGTGCCACCCTTCCGGTGCTGATGGATGAGGATGGTGTTTTCGCCGCGCCTTACCTCGGCTATAACCGTCGTGACCAATGGCAAGCAGTGTCGCCATGGCTGTGGCCGGCACCGCGTCGGTCGTTGACTGAGATTGCTCATTGTCTTGTTTAGGCGGTGATGGGCACTATCTGTAGGGAACGCTGTTATTTGCCGGCGCATCATTGGCGCCGCTTACCGGGAAGGGTTTGACCTTGAATTTCAGCAAGAACCTGGCGCTGTGGATCATCATCGCCCTGCTTCTGGTGATGCTTTTCAACCTGTTTCAAACCTCGGCGCCGCAGCGCGGCATGGGGCAGGTGGCGTTCTCGGATTTCATGGCCGAAGTGGATGGCGGGCGCGTCGCCGACGTGACCATTCAGGGCTATACGGTGACCGGACATTATTCCGACAACCGTCCGTTCTCGACCTATATGCCGCCCGAAGCCAATATCGTGCCCAAGTTGCGCGAATCGGGCGTGCGGATTTCCGCCGTTCCCCCCGCCGACGACCAGCCGACCCTGTGGGGCATCCTGGTGTCATGGTTCCCCATGCTGCTGTTGATCGGCGTCTGGGTGTTCTTCATGCGCCAGATGCAATCGGGCGGCGGCAAGGCCATGGGCTTCGGCAAGTCCAAGGCCCGCCTGCTGACGGAAAAGCAGGGCCGCATCACCTTCGAGGACGTGGCCGGCATCGACGAAGCCAAGCAGGAGCTTGAGGAAATCGTCGAATTCCTGAAAGACCCGCAGAAATTCCAGCGCCTGGGCGGCAAGATCCCCAAGGGCTGCCTGCTGGTCGGCCCGCCGGGTACCGGTAAGACCCTGCTGGCCCGCGCCATCGCCGGTGAAGCCAACGTGCCGTTCTTCACCATCTCGGGCTCCGACTTCGTCGAGATGTTCGTGGGTGTCGG
This is a stretch of genomic DNA from Magnetospirillum gryphiswaldense MSR-1 v2. It encodes these proteins:
- the ybgF gene encoding tol-pal system protein YbgF, yielding MTAFASPAFAQYENRAMSDRLDRLERDLQMMQSQAARGAGGATVITSPALGGGAASAPRPQAQPLSPGMATRLDERVDQLEELVRQLTGKVEEANFKTAQVARQMERLQADLDMRLKDLQAGQGQSSAPAQAGQAQQLSMPAAKGSDSPGPASGPQTLGTLSERDLKKPAPVVPSAAPKDAQGLYDMAYDALQGGDYATAEKGFQDFLAQNGNHQLAGNAQYWLGDIAYVRKDFNTSAVTFLEGYKKFPKHSKAADMIYKAGSAFGQMGKKKEACTAFAILFNEQPKMPDRVKRAATAEKQKYDCK
- the tilS gene encoding tRNA lysidine(34) synthetase TilS; the protein is MKALSPAEFASLMDRLGPFEPRPRLAVAVSGGADSLAATLLAAHWVHERRGTLVALTVDHRLRPNSTAEAVLVGQWLANHGIEHHILPWLGDKPVSDIQGRARAARYGLLEQYCRQAGILHLLLAHHRDDQAETFLLRLARGSGVDGLSAMAAIRHSTHLRWLRPLLSVPKARLLATLRHWDQDWVDDPSNLDPRHARVRLRLLADTLAAEGLEPGRLAQTARTLAVAGDALDRMVADAVVEWVDIHPAGFAWVRSDAWRQLPEDVALRLLVRLLCCHGGEEFPPRLERSQSLLRRLCHGQGGTLSGCRVVVMAGRALFCREAGRMAEPVSVEPGAEISWDGRFRAVVPAQAPPGLRLGGLGPQGWGKVAKAMGRKALPDIPAMVRATLPVLMDEDGVFAAPYLGYNRRDQWQAVSPWLWPAPRRSLTEIAHCLV